The DNA sequence atgaaaatcgcCGAGGCAAAAATGCAAGCTACAGACAACTCAACACAGAATGGGAGCTCTGATGGCAGTCCTACAGCACGTCCGGAAATTTCGACGCAGGATTTGAGTTCTAAATCCCTCGAAGAAGTCACCACTGAAAATTCTGCCAAGTTGTCAACTGAATCTGTTGAAATGACATCATCCAGCGCATCAGATATTAGCACCACGATTTTGAGTTCAAGTGCACCAAATGATGAATCATCGGCAAATCGTGAAGTGACTGAGCAAAGTCTGGCAAAAATTGACTCAGTGAGTAAAGTTGCGACCCTTTCACCCTTAATGGACAGTAGCTCTGTCGAGACAGATTCTTCGAATGTGAATGTAAGCAGCACAGAGAGAAGCATTCAAGCAACAACTCAGGACAAGTCAATCTCAACCAGTAAAACTTTCCCCATCGATTTTAGTAAGGTGAAAAAGTCTAAATATTTGGATGTTAAAGAAGAAGTCGAATCTAAAGTTGCTGTTGTGTATGCAAAACCTGCAAGCGCCGAGGAGGAGAAAATAAACGAGGAGCTGAAGAAGAAGTTGGATTCCATGATCCGATCCAGTTTGAACACGACCGATGGACCAAGTCATGATGATGATCGCCATCATATCCAGCACATTCCGTTGGGAAAACGTTtgataatttacaaaaaaataaaaccgtcCGATAAGAAAGCCATCAAGGAATTGATTTACGACAGCTTACAAACGGCAAATCAAACTGATCGCGCCTCTGGTGCACTTAATGAAACAGTTTCAAGTGCTGCTCCACCAGCAGATAATTCAACAAATACTGTTAAAGAAGCCACTGAGGCATCTAAAGTTTCAGAGACCAAGTCGAACCCAGAGAAAGATTCTGATGATACTTTGGAGGCTGCTCAAAGTTCGCAAGTTCCAGTCTACGTATTAAGTCCAGGTGCCGCAAATAGTTCACCTGCTGAGGCAGTCGAGGAGGAGCATTCAGCAAAAATTGACTTCGTTAAAAAGGGTTCAGGGGCACCGTTTAATTTTGCAAGCAGGTTTTCACCCCCTAGTGTTGGAGTTAAGGTGACAGATACTCCGCATACATCGACGGAGCACACAAACCGTCCTACTGCTAACAGAGGACGAATAAAGTTCCAAGAAAGTATCATGAATGATCAGCTGAAGGAGAAAAAAGCTGCTGCAGAAAGAGGACACGTAAGTAGCACGATTGACACAGTGTCGACCGACATCTCTGTTAATCATCCAACCAGGAAAAATTTCGATCGACCCTCTGTGGGATCAGTGATTTCTTCGAGCAATTCTCCGGTAGAATCCAATCCTCAGGTTAATCCTCCAACTAATTCGAACAGCCGACTTGTCATACAAACCCAGAGTATCCTTAAAAAGCCAGTTCCATCATCAGCTTCCCCTTCAACGGATTCTTCACCAATATTAAACCACCATAATGCTGGCTCAAACACGCCAAGTGGCGTCTCTGCCGTGCATGCTGCCAAAAATCAGTTTGAGCAATCCCCATCACAGCCAGCAGTTCACACGACAGACTCTTCCGGTAAGTTCGAATTCCAAAATAAGCCCCCCACAACCCCTGAGGTCAAACATTATTTAATCAACCATTCAAAGGCTGAGCAGGGAGACGGAACTGCCAAATACGAGTTTATCGGTCAAACTGAGAGCAATTTGAAGGGTGACGCAGTCGTTTTCCCAAACTCGGTCGAGCATGAAAGTAAACCAAATCAAAACCAaacgaaggaagaaaaaactctTTATTCGCAAAGCACGGAAAAGGATGGCACCGTTCAGCTGATAGAAAATCAAGCTGCGATTTATCAAGAGCGCGCTCAAGAGGGAGATTCAAGCCCAGTGCCACCCACACAATCAGAGAGTAGCCAGGTTACAAACACCGTTGCTCCGTCGAGTCATGTTGCCGGCGACAAAACACATCACTCAGCTGGGTCCGTCGAAAAGGATAAAGCTGCAAGTTCACGTAGACCCGATTACCAGAGCATAAGACGTCCGGAAATAGAGCCCCCAACTCACGCCGCAGATAGTGAAAAACCAAGTAAATTTGCTTCCCCAAGCCGTATCAGAGGTGGTCCGAAGAAGCAAAACGGGTTGAAATCAGACCCCTCGAACGATTCTCAGCCTGATGAGAAGGTGGTTGAACAAGTATCGCCAAAACCTGCCAGATTTGGTAATCGCCACAGATTCGGGTCACGAGAGCCTTCAAAACACATCTCTAGCAGCAATGAGCAAGTTGAAGGTCACCAAAGCCGCTTTGGTGCTAAGAGACCGGCTCAAAAAGATTCAGAAGAAGAGCAGCAAGCACCCTCAACTCGCCATCCAGAGCAAGAAAGTGGAACCGAAGCAGCAATTCAAACCAAATTTGAAAGACGGAAACACGGTGGATTCAAGCGTGGGCCCTCAACTCAATCACCAGTGAATGAAAGAGAGGACGCAGCCGTTCGTCCTAGCCGTGTCAGAGGGGAGAAACATGAGCGGCCAACTTTTACTCCCAGTCGGAAGATGCAGACTAGCATTCTTGTGGCGGACAGCGACAGTGCCGTAGAGGCATCTGACATCGATGAAACATTCGATGACAACAAGGAGGAGATCATTTTTGCAGAAACTAATTCTCGCGGAGCACTAGCTGTACCTTTAAGAGAGGGAGTTGCATTCAATCAAAATTCATTCCAACCTCCTCAGCAATTTGCGACAGGATTTGCACCGATTCAGCGTCCTCAAACTCCGGCTGATACTTCCCCAGACCGCATACCCGGACCTGCAGTTCAGAATTTCGGACCTGCAGTTCAGAGTTTCAGACCTACAGTTCAGAGTTTCGGCCCTGCAGTTCAAGCAGTTCAACCCATAGGCAAAATCCAGACTCCAGCAAGTACGTCTCCGGATCGCATACCTGGACCAGCATTTCAGGGGCGCGGACCATCAGTTCAAACACCACCTGTAGTCCAAACACCTAGACCTGTAGTACCTCAGACACCTCAACCTACTTTCCATGTTCCTGGCAATGCTGTTCAAATACCTGGGCCAGCTGTCCAAAATTCTGGATCTTTACTGAATGCACTGGGAAATGCACTTCGTATAGGGGGAGCATCTCAATCTGCCAGACCGATATTTAACATTCCTGAAAATCCAGGCGTTGTTCCTGCAAATGCAAATAGAGCACCCATatttgcaccaaacacagtagGAAATGCTGCTCGTTTCCCTGTTAATGTACCCCAGTCGTCTGCATTCAGTACACCAGAAAATGCAGCGCGTGTTCCTGTCTCAAAGGGCCAGGATTCCGAGCGCCCAGCCGTAAGTCAGCAATACTTCAATACCGTGCCATCTGCCTCTTTGCAAAAGCCTCAGAATTTAAGAAACCTCAACAACAACAATATTATTCAACAGCCATCTACTCTAAGGCCTACCTTCCCCCCAAATGTGAATATTCAGGATGCTATCAAccccaaattttctcaaaatatcagGCCTACCGCATCGACTTTCCAAAACACTGATCTACGTCTCCAGCAGAACATTTTGGGTACCAATTCTGTTTTCAACTCAAACGCTGCGAATAATCAGCAACGAGTTATCACTCAAAACTCCCAATTATCAAATTCTCAGTTTGATTCCAGTCGAATTCCCGCTAATCAACTTTTGAACCCGGGTACGAGATTCGAAGTTCAGCAGCAAGCCAATCAAAAATACTTCCCCAATCCTGGATCAGTTTTCAACATACCTCTTCTACAACCGAGCGTGCCACTTGCAACAACCACACCCGCACCAGCAGTAGCTCCCAGCAGTTTGGGCGTTTTACAGAGAATGCCAGGTTACATCATGCAACAATTCAGAAATCTATTCAGCTCTCAGCAAGAGAACCAAGTTCAGACGGAAAAAGCACCAGAGGCCCAGGAAGTAGAGCCAGCTCAAGAACAGCCAACCAGATTCACAATCCCGTTAGCCCGACGACCAGTTGCGTTTGGAGGCCAACGGCAGGATGCGTCCCTGATCAATTCTATCAGGAATGACAAAAACTATGAGACGACGAATAGCCAAAGTGTGTTGAAAGCGCTCGAGGCTCTGAAATTGCAGTCGCAAACTCAACAGCCTGCTCAAATATCCCAACAAGATAGGACAGCAGCTGATAAAATCAGAGAGAGTCAGTTATTAGAAACTTTAAATCAGCAACTTCTCGGGAACGGCAAACAACAAGCAGGTGCTTTCCCGAAACGTATCGTAATTCCAAACAGCGCCCCGGCAGGCACGATTGAACCATCAAACGTGGGTCGAAAGACGGTTAGCCCTTCAGGATCAGCCTTAGACATcttgaaatctcaattttctcaaacaGAGGCCGAATTTGCTCAATTAGCTCAGTCAGAGGGGATTTCGAACCCGCAGGCAGGTCGCAAGAGGCCACAATCTTTGAAAAATCGTCGACCTACTCAGACTTTTAATTCGCGCAAAGAACAGTCGCCCATTGAAAACATTCAAGCGAACCGAGTGACACAGGATTTGAGCACAGAAACCGCAATTCGTCCAGAAACAACGAACAACCCATCCTTAACGGCTCTTGAGGTCTTGAAATTACAGTCTTTACAGGAAGCTCAATCACCTCAAAGAGCGGAGTTCCAAGAACATGTAGCGAAAGTAGAAAAAACCATCAGTCCAAGTGTATCAGCATTTGAGATCCTTCAATCCCAATTTTCTCAAACGTCTCAGCCACAGCAAAATgaagattcaaagaaaaatgatgaaGCAATCAGAGTCGACTCTAATGTAGAGTCGGATCAAGTGAAGAAAGAAGAACAACATGAAGCGGTACAAGGCCAAGAGCAAACATCAACAGCTGGAAGGCAGCAAGTTCAGAAGGGTGGTAGACGTCAATTCCCCAGCAGAAGCCGGGTGATCTCCGATCAAGTTTCCCGTCAAGAAGTATCCACTGGAAATGAAAATGTCCAAAGAACACAAGAAGGAGTatataagaggaaaaaaacgcAACGCGTTAGGACTGGTGGACAACGTAAGAAATTTAAGCCAAGACCGAGACCTCAAGCCGTGGGCGCGGAAACTCAAgctctgagagaaaatttcagcCAAGAAAATTCAAATGCTGCGGAAACATCTTCAAGCCCTGTGCCGAAACGTCTCGAAGTGCCTGGCAGTTCTCCGGTGGCACCATCACAAGCAGGAAATTTAAGAGAAGGCGCAACATCAGCTGAATTAAGCCCAAACCCTTCAGAGGCAGTGGCTGAATCAAGGAACCAACAAGCCGACACTACCTCAAAAACTCAGGCGTCGAATCAGTACGCTGAACAAATGGTCGAACAAATGGGTGTATCAGTAGAACCGGATCAGGTTTTGCTCATAAATGATGGTTATCCACCGATTCGCTCAATGTTCAACTCGGCACCACTGTACGCTCCGAATGGTGAAAAGCGCGCGAAGTTTTCACCTAGCTCGAAGCTCAAAGAGAGAAATCATCAGCAATCAGTTTCTGACGAACAATCTGCAGAAACTTCGACGAGCTCGGCAGAGTCAACTGTTCCTAATCTCAGCGAGGTCCCGGTGTTTCCATCACGAGCCACACAGCCCAACTCGCGGCCAAGAATCGTACCTGTTAGGAGGCGACTCAATAGCCGAGGTGAAATTCAACGAAGTCCAGAAAAGAACGGTGAAAGTACTCGGATTGTGAGTACGGAATCTCCGGAAAATCCTCCTCGCGTTAAAAAGTCAGACGCTGATAGCATGAACGAGCGCTTTGTCAGTGCTATGTATAGTTTGTCCCAATTTTTGAGGTCATGATGAGAGTTGGAATAATATTTACCTTTCCAAAAAGTCTgataattttttgtgatactgaaaatggagatgttgcatgtgtgagggatttgcgatttgaccattgattcttgtgtaaaagtttgcgagaaacacgatggtgccactggttttctctgaaatcaactccaaagctcaaaataagctctcaagttgaggccaaaatggaggggatatcccgccctaccctgagagtccacctctacatcaaagcaaactctccatgcaaagattgggagcaaatacattagcagtgatgccgtgttttcaattttagagtcctcaaataaagtggcagccctgtcaatgtatttggtccctatctttgtatggaaagtttgttttgatgtagacgtggactctcagggtagggtgggatattccctccatttcagcctcaacttgagagctttttttgagcttgggagttgatttcagagagaaccagtggcaccatcgtgtttcgtgcgaacttttacataagaatcaacagccaaaacgcaaattcctctcacatgcaatatctccattttttgtgatactgaAAATTCTATGTTTATTTACCAAAAGTCAGTGTTTATAAATGCTGCAAACAGATgctgtttttcatgaaaatattaagtattgtaaatataatagtttTAAGATAGTGGGCGTTTAAACCTagttgtaatttatttttgtgtgttaattgtgaaaaatgaatgagaaagGACTTTGTTATCGCCTCTTCAATCGTACATATTTGACTCGTTCGTCTCTGGAATCATGTAAAGTTGAAAATCGCAAGCCATCTAGTGTCAATTTTGTTCTTCTCGAAACAACTGCATCCAAATAAACACACCCACAGTCCGAAAAAGATTTgtcattgatttattttttaaattagagaCTATTTAATCAAAACACAAGAAATGTCAATAGTAAAAGTTAAAGCTTCGCTTCTTAACCGTGGGGTTTCAAAAGTTCTGTTCCCTCTTCTCCTTTTTTGGGGGAATATTttcattcatgaaaaatttcacgaattaGAAACATGATCATGTAACGTTCCTTTGTGAGTCAcagaattttttggttttatcaTCAATACCTCGTCAGATTCTTGTCATGAGACACGAGGAGATCAAAGACTGCTTCAGGATTTAGGCCAATGTCATCGTGTCAATTTTCATATCGAtggttaaaaattaaagtgttctCCGCCGCACCAATTAATAACCTctactcatgttttattttttttaaaagaaaattaatcaaaatgcatccttaaaattttcttgaatatttcTAAATAAGTGAAGAAAAGTCAACAATGATGACGCACGGTTCCGTTGAAGGGAAGTTATATATACGAACTGAATAGCTAGAAATATAGTGACACCATGTTCCCCTTCATTCAGTGGACACGCAATTTATCTTCTTGgaagtcaaaatatttgtattacgtgtttcgccccatccaacttttctacccgtgcgttaaagtctccgagctAGTCGAAAAGAATTgatgttctccttcattttgtagaTATGCAATATTATCGTCTTGGAGGTCAAAAAAATCGTATCACTTGTTTTGCCTCATTTTCGATTCTTTTCGACTagctcggagactttaacgcacgggtagaaaagttggatggggcgaaacacgtaatacaaatattttgacttccaagaagataaaattgcgtGTCCACTGAATGAAGAGGAACATGGTGTCACTATATTTCTAGCTATTCAGTTCGTTTAACCGAACGTTCGATTCGTATAGCCGATTGTCGTTCCCGTTTTGGGCTGCTTTTACATACTCTTTGTTTTCCACCGTATAGCCAAATTTATGAGGTCATCAGAAATGACGAGAGAAGTttggttacatgaaccgaacgtTTAGTTacacgaataaaaaaatcggttttattCTGAAAAGTGAACGCACTGATTTTTATGGAAAGTTATGACAGTAAAAAGCCTCAATaaaaatttttccatcaataattttttatgtagattttgcaatttttaaatgagCCATGCCTTATTTCAAGCCAGCATCACACGATCAAAGCAAACTCTTGAAAATGCTTGTCGACGGCATTATTGTTCCCTGCTAGCCTCTCAAAGATCGTCGGTCCGACGACCTGCGACGTGTTCTGGACACATCATAGATTACATACAGAGATGTTCAAGGAATTTCGTGCACTACTGGCTGAGAAATTAAAGGATTAGCGCCACTTTGAgagctctactttgatcgtgTGATGCTGGCTTTACTGAATAAATACTGAATATATTCGGGCTTGGAAAAGTTTACTATTTTTCCCTTCATAGATGCTCAGAGACACTTCAAAAATTCGCACTCAGCGCATACAATATTAATGGTCTGCATGCTTCAAAGTAGATTTTATTTCTACAAACTTCTCACTTTGTCTCTGTGCCACAAAAAATTGAGTCGCCACTTAAGTTTAATGAGTCACCAACTCATCATATTGCGTAATATATTTAAGAATTCGTTTCGGGTTAAATTTAGTTTATATATTTAGAGAGTACGGTTGAAGTAATGCCCTTCACCATGCTCGGGGTCTGCTCATTGCTCGGGGTTGATTAGATACATCGTCCGGTCATTTAGAAAGTGTGAGCTAGCAGTACTTGATGATGACGGAGCAGAGTTAAGGGTTCAGCGAAATGATTCTAAACAGCTATTGTCAGTTCtcacatgaaaatgaattttttgccaTGCACGATGTGTGCAAAAATACAATCAGCTGTACAGATGAAATTGttgacggtgaaattaccaaaccacgtatctcggtttacgacgtcgcagacttcctgtcattctttattatttaaatgaaaaactactcaacataaattcttcaaaaattccgTGATTCTTTTCACTGAGAGAAGAAAACTCTTTGTAAACTTCAAGTCAATGAATGATatcgatttgttctcttttaaaaaaataaaatggaaacggaaatttttaaacaccgcaaaggaAATACAAGGTATgctagtttcaccgtcgatttgtgaTTAGTTAATTGAAAATGTAGGACTGTGAGGATTGAAGAACTGCCAAAGTCACAAGAAGCGTTGTTGGAAGCGTGCacgttttataatttttacagaaacctcaccagaaaagaaaaatcacgaaaattctTGAGATATGTGATTCTGTGAGGAAAATTTGCCTCAAATGGAAAATAGAGTTGTAAGCTGTAGGGCTCAGCATTACTGCCTGTGAGGCACTATGCCTTCCACTAACCTTCGTGTTAGGGCTtagcgttaagtagtttttccgTGTTATCTTTTCTTTAGAACAGATTTTATTGATCTTGACCTCAATTAtttgttaaggtgattcgtcaagctcaagtgacgtggtcgaactggcatgcgatatatagcatcttttaggtcaaaaatctcggcatattttgaattttcagtaaaaaaaaaggacgatagcccctgcgcatgagcctaaagaatcattctaaacccaaaaatctgcaaaattcagagaaatgaaagcaggatagtgtttgaaaaaaaaaacctcgcattcgattcagctatcgatttctgtatcaaatgcgaggttttcttccaaacactatcctgctttcatttctctaaattttgcagatttttgggtttagaatgattctttaggctcatgcgcaggggctatcgtccttttttttgctgaaaattgaaaatctgccgagatttttgacctaaaagatgcgatatatcgcatgccagttcgaccacttcttttgagcttgacgaatcaccttaaaaaaaaaattaaaagcttggAACTTCTGGATGCGGCTGACCTTCCCTCCGAAATAGAACTACCGCCGAAAAATTGCATATCTATCAATTTCGGtacataggaaaaaattgattttcatatTTCACCAGTGATCTCTTTTTCGGAAACACACTATCGATGTTGCATGTTCATCCATGTGCTCACTGAGAGGATCTAGTTCAGTTATTATTGTGCACCATTTGGCGGCTGGAATGCAGAGTCATGTTGACTGAACGACCAAGGTAAGTCGAAGTATTTTGCCTCCGGCTAATGTCCACAATTATCGAACAATATTCATTGTTTTGAGAAAGATCGGCGACATGCGCATGCGGCAACGACAGCCTCATCGGGTCATTGATTCCGAGTTGAAGCGGCGCTTACGTGTGCATTCGGTAATTTCCCAGTCCGGTtcatatcgtcgcccctctgacgtaagggcgtatctcgattttctcgtgaaccctgttgtccatataacacCATGtttcccagggctcatgtcagaatcgagatacgcccttacgtcagaggagcgacgatatttgGTGGCCATTAGAACATCACTGTACTCCAGTGGTGattccagcaacttggcaacattgttaaTCTTCCATTTAAgttcattgaaaatatcgattgtagATGAGGCatgctgcctcaccaagaatcgattgttttacacacatttaaatggaggataaacagtgttaccaactttcaagaaACGACTCTGCCCGACCTCATACTTCAGTTTTCAATTATCATGAATGGGCGTGCGTATCCTAGTTCtagaaattgaactttttagTTCGAAATACATTCTTCACGTTATCCAAACTTTTCCTCTTTTGCTCATGATTTTACTGGAAGCAGTCGAGCCAGCGGCGTTAAAATTACACTGCAATGTTGGGAAGattcacttaaaaaataatcatttattTAATAAGAGGAGAATGTTGCGCACGGAAAATCTCAGGAAATTTCGGTCAAAAATGAAGATAAATCTCAAAAACATTTAAAACCTTTTTTTGAAAACGTtcttaaaaggaaatgaattaggAATGAGTGAGACttcgcaacattgcaatgcaagTACACCCTTTTATTGGCTCTGACTCTCTTATTTAACCTCATTTAACGAGCACGCATATTGATTGTTTCAAGTTAGTGATTGTTATTGACAACCACCTGCAACCTTGCAATTTACTCACTAAAAATAGGAGAAAAGCAGCAAGTCACTTTGTTGTAGaagtttcattttctaaatagaCACGAACACATTAAAAAGTTTCACcgaggaaattttgatgaatttttttcaaactttaagtATTTTGATCAAAAGGACGCAAAGGGATCCTCTTGGGGAAAAATGAGAGTGACCAAGAACTTTTGAAGTGGTGCAGTAGAGTGCGTAACTTCTGAAAATGGCAGCTCAATTATTGTAATCTGTAGTATAGATACCAATGCTTTAGCATTAATATTAATTTCTCGCAAAGTAGTAGTATAGTAGTATAATATTCGTATCAAACTTTGAAGTTTATGACGCTCACtcgtgaaatttatttttctaaaagtttTCGCTGGAGGATAAAGACAACAATCaagatcatatttttttcttaaccaAATTTATTTCTTATGAGCTATTGATTATGATATACACATATTATGATTAAATATTAACAAGTTAAACTTATTGCCGTGCGAGTGGATGTGTAAGTGCgagaaagggagagagagaaagggagCGAGAGAGTGGGGAGTGTTGATGCGGTGGAGTCCAGCCTCGGATGTTGTTGAGGGGAAGCCATGTGATAGATGCCGACTTAAGGCTGGAAAG is a window from the Bemisia tabaci chromosome 5, PGI_BMITA_v3 genome containing:
- the LOC140224664 gene encoding uncharacterized protein, whose product is MSRFTLTIIGLLIFPSVLSSREERLLQTPSKETLERTCPCLPVEVCQKHQGTGGNSGWSGLIPVCEDLSLVRCCGAPPMKKVSYPGQLIQNARLDFSHNPSDEIIRHTRDTLSDKESSMKKLDETKGFKKQDLSELKGKIRPRRAIDDDEAVVTTQMSDAKVNVTVMLHAVNETKIQSESEKNAPAVIVEQEMHPANDMKSGVTPITGGEISSVTEMKTDVVATTEPELHSTILEKTERAVSAQQEMQMNDDLEKAAAVTTEQVMHSSSDMKNEMAANVESGIQEKSEATVVPEGSTQSGNVMTNGVDVTTEKEMRLIEETKNETVSMIAPEMRMVNETGSEGTSTTEQQIPSESEKVNGASSTSELVMNDEVVTANPSVTSSENEMKIAEAKMQATDNSTQNGSSDGSPTARPEISTQDLSSKSLEEVTTENSAKLSTESVEMTSSSASDISTTILSSSAPNDESSANREVTEQSLAKIDSVSKVATLSPLMDSSSVETDSSNVNVSSTERSIQATTQDKSISTSKTFPIDFSKVKKSKYLDVKEEVESKVAVVYAKPASAEEEKINEELKKKLDSMIRSSLNTTDGPSHDDDRHHIQHIPLGKRLIIYKKIKPSDKKAIKELIYDSLQTANQTDRASGALNETVSSAAPPADNSTNTVKEATEASKVSETKSNPEKDSDDTLEAAQSSQVPVYVLSPGAANSSPAEAVEEEHSAKIDFVKKGSGAPFNFASRFSPPSVGVKVTDTPHTSTEHTNRPTANRGRIKFQESIMNDQLKEKKAAAERGHVSSTIDTVSTDISVNHPTRKNFDRPSVGSVISSSNSPVESNPQVNPPTNSNSRLVIQTQSILKKPVPSSASPSTDSSPILNHHNAGSNTPSGVSAVHAAKNQFEQSPSQPAVHTTDSSGKFEFQNKPPTTPEVKHYLINHSKAEQGDGTAKYEFIGQTESNLKGDAVVFPNSVEHESKPNQNQTKEEKTLYSQSTEKDGTVQLIENQAAIYQERAQEGDSSPVPPTQSESSQVTNTVAPSSHVAGDKTHHSAGSVEKDKAASSRRPDYQSIRRPEIEPPTHAADSEKPSKFASPSRIRGGPKKQNGLKSDPSNDSQPDEKVVEQVSPKPARFGNRHRFGSREPSKHISSSNEQVEGHQSRFGAKRPAQKDSEEEQQAPSTRHPEQESGTEAAIQTKFERRKHGGFKRGPSTQSPVNEREDAAVRPSRVRGEKHERPTFTPSRKMQTSILVADSDSAVEASDIDETFDDNKEEIIFAETNSRGALAVPLREGVAFNQNSFQPPQQFATGFAPIQRPQTPADTSPDRIPGPAVQNFGPAVQSFRPTVQSFGPAVQAVQPIGKIQTPASTSPDRIPGPAFQGRGPSVQTPPVVQTPRPVVPQTPQPTFHVPGNAVQIPGPAVQNSGSLLNALGNALRIGGASQSARPIFNIPENPGVVPANANRAPIFAPNTVGNAARFPVNVPQSSAFSTPENAARVPVSKGQDSERPAVSQQYFNTVPSASLQKPQNLRNLNNNNIIQQPSTLRPTFPPNVNIQDAINPKFSQNIRPTASTFQNTDLRLQQNILGTNSVFNSNAANNQQRVITQNSQLSNSQFDSSRIPANQLLNPGTRFEVQQQANQKYFPNPGSVFNIPLLQPSVPLATTTPAPAVAPSSLGVLQRMPGYIMQQFRNLFSSQQENQVQTEKAPEAQEVEPAQEQPTRFTIPLARRPVAFGGQRQDASLINSIRNDKNYETTNSQSVLKALEALKLQSQTQQPAQISQQDRTAADKIRESQLLETLNQQLLGNGKQQAGAFPKRIVIPNSAPAGTIEPSNVGRKTVSPSGSALDILKSQFSQTEAEFAQLAQSEGISNPQAGRKRPQSLKNRRPTQTFNSRKEQSPIENIQANRVTQDLSTETAIRPETTNNPSLTALEVLKLQSLQEAQSPQRAEFQEHVAKVEKTISPSVSAFEILQSQFSQTSQPQQNEDSKKNDEAIRVDSNVESDQVKKEEQHEAVQGQEQTSTAGRQQVQKGGRRQFPSRSRVISDQVSRQEVSTGNENVQRTQEGVYKRKKTQRVRTGGQRKKFKPRPRPQAVGAETQALRENFSQENSNAAETSSSPVPKRLEVPGSSPVAPSQAGNLREGATSAELSPNPSEAVAESRNQQADTTSKTQASNQYAEQMVEQMGVSVEPDQVLLINDGYPPIRSMFNSAPLYAPNGEKRAKFSPSSKLKERNHQQSVSDEQSAETSTSSAESTVPNLSEVPVFPSRATQPNSRPRIVPVRRRLNSRGEIQRSPEKNGESTRIVSTESPENPPRVKKSDADSMNERFVSAMYSLSQFLRS